From the Carettochelys insculpta isolate YL-2023 chromosome 27, ASM3395843v1, whole genome shotgun sequence genome, one window contains:
- the MUC16 gene encoding mucin-16, with the protein MTASESTAKATSTFSEIAISPLQTTSPNLHSTTSDHTYTVIYENIHQCSKRADSRSFSAGQQQHGEDTRSHISFVRDIHISCREHITNRKAVSPTTFIAPATQHFTVNFTITNLLYESNLGNPHSALYNATGKLVLSYINQAVGNGSIGQAHLTCEVLGYRQGRSQSDTGVDTVCTYRTNTTSLPFDRVRIYHEISNMTNGITTLGPYRLDQDSLYVNGYNAAAAALSTSSPTTTPTPATEHFTLNFSITNLVYQSDLENPQSTRYNATGKVLVSLINQVVGNSSIGPTHLRCEVKGFRPGRSGSDTVVDAVCAYRPNTSALPFDRVRVYHEISNMTNGTSTLGPYRLDRDSLYINGYNAAAAALSTSSPTTTPTPATERFTLNFSITNLVYQSDLENPQSTRYNATGKVLVSLINQVVGNSSIGPTHLRCEVKGFRPGRSGSDTVVDAVCTYRPNTSALPFDRVRVYHEISNMTNGTSTLGPYRLDRDSLYINGYNAAAAALSTSSPTTTPTPATEHFTLNFSITNLVYQSDLENPQSTRYNATGKVLVSLINQVVGNSSIGPTHLRCEVKGFRPGRSGSDTVVDAVCAYRPNTSALPFDRVRVYHEISNMTNGTSTLGPYRLDRDSLYINGYNAAAAALSTSSPTTTPTPATERFTLNFSITNLVYQSDLENPQSTRYNATGKVLVSLINQVVGNSSIGPTHLRCEVKGFRPGRSGSDTVVDAVCTYRPNTSALPFDRVRVYHEISNMTNGTSTLGPYRLDRDSLYINGYNAAAAALSTSSPTTTPTPATEHFTLNFSITNLVYQSDLENPQSTRYNATGKVLVSLINQVVGNSSIGPTHLRCEVKGFRPGRSGSDTVVDAVCAYRPNTSALPFDRVRVYHEISNMTNGTSTLGPYRLDRDSLYINGYNAAAAALSTSSPTTTPTPATERFTLNFSITNLVYQSDLENPQSTRYNATGKVLVSLINQVVGNSSIGPTHLRCEVKGFRPGRSGSDTVVDAVCAYRPNTSALPFDRVRVYHEISNMTNGTSTLGPYRLDRDSLYINGYNAAAAALSTSSPTTTPTPATERFTLNFSITNLVYQSDLENPQSTRYNATGKVLVSLINQVVGNSSIGPTHLRCEVKGFRPGRSGSDTVVDAVCAYRPNTSALPFDRVRVYHEISNMTNGTSTLGPYRLDRDSLYINGYNAAAAALSTSSPTTTPTPATEHFTLNFSITNLVYQSDLENPQSTRYNATGKVLVSLINQVVGNSSIGPTHLRCEVKGFRPGRSGSDTVVDAVCAYRPNTSALPFDRVRIYHEISNMTNGTSTLGPYRLDRDSLYINGYNAAAAALSTVTPAAQSPLLTENFILNFTLTNLQFTTDLGIPGSPKFNSTEKIMLHYIGPLLKNSIIGPVYTGCFVLAFRSVNSQGDTGVDVMCSYKINLTVATFDRETLYHELSNTTEGITKLGAYTMEKNSLYVNGFHPSDLTTTTEPPAMVPPESAGYQLNFRIINANLTNPDPKSSSYQALQKDITDKMNELFRKSDLQGRFLFCNVTGLRYGSIVVDCECFFTPAYNFSQESVQRAFQAGTKNATEQWLEGNYQLQGTTVNVLEPVINPVTQRPISSQQETFRLNFTITNLAYLLDLKQPNSSVHRMHKQKIEKELENIFRSSSIQKYFTGCSIESFRLIPGKTYTGINAVCKFTLDSTSKSFQREEVYEEFKRLTNGVTQLGNSYSLDKDSLLVNDYSPLNTTTGESRRSELPFWAIILICLSALLSFIILFLLCFLAQKATRVECGPTVSVHSAQLCFGHGTLVMKCTEASQRAGQYR; encoded by the exons CTGTTTCACCAACAACATTTATAGCTCCTGCAACCCAACATTTCACAGTGAACTTCACCATTACCAATCTCCTGTATGAGTCAAACCTGGGAAATCCTCACTCTGCCCTGTACAATGCTACGGGGAAACTTGTGCTCTCTTAT ATCAACCAAGCGGTTGGAAACGGCAGCATCGGCCAAGCTCACCTCACATGCGAAGTACTGGGCTATAG ACAAGGGAGATCTCAGAGCGACACTGGTGTGGATACCGTCTGCACCTACAGGACCAACACCACCTCTCTGCCATTCGACAGAGTGAGGATTTATCATGAAATCAGCAACATGACAAATGGTATCACCACCTTGGGCCCCTACCGCCTGGACCAGGATAGCCTCTACGTTAATG GTTAtaacgcagcagcagcagctctgtcaa CTTCTTCGCCAACAACaacccccactccagccaccgaACATTTTACCCTGAACTTCTCCATTACAAATCTCGTATATCAGTCAGACTTGGAAAATCCTCAGTCTACCCGGTACAATGCTACAGGGAAAGTTTTGGTCTCTTTG ATCAACCAAGTGGTTGGAAACAGCAGCATCGGCCCAACTCACCTCAGATGCGAAGTGAAGGGTTTTAG ACCGGGGAGATCTGGGAGCGACACCGTTGTGGATGCCGTCTGCGCCTACAGGCCCAACACCAGTGCTCTGCCGTTCGACAGAGTGAGGGTTTACCATGAAATCAGCAACATGACAAATGGCACCAGCACTCTGGGCCCCTACCGCCTGGACCGGGACAGCCTCTACATCAATG GTTAtaacgcagcagcagcagctctgtcaa CTTCTTCGCCAACAACaacccccactccagccaccgaACGTTTTACCTTGAACTTCTCCATTACAAATCTCGTATATCAGTCAGACCTGGAAAATCCTCAGTCTACCCGGTACAATGCTACAGGGAAAGTTTTGGTCTCTTTG ATCAACCAAGTGGTTGGAAACAGCAGCATCGGCCCAACTCACCTCAGATGCGAAGTGAAGGGTTTTAG ACCGGGGAGATCTGGGAGCGACACCGTTGTGGATGCCGTCTGCACCTACAGGCCCAACACCAGTGCTCTGCCGTTCGACAGAGTGAGGGTTTACCATGAAATCAGCAACATGACAAATGGCACCAGCACTCTGGGCCCCTACCGCCTGGACCGGGACAGCCTCTACATCAATG GTTAtaacgcagcagcagcagctctgtcaa CTTCTTCGCCAACAACaacccccactccagccaccgaACATTTTACCCTGAACTTCTCCATTACAAATCTCGTATATCAGTCAGACCTGGAAAATCCTCAGTCTACCCGGTACAATGCTACAGGGAAAGTTTTGGTCTCTTTG ATCAACCAAGTGGTTGGAAACAGCAGCATCGGCCCAACTCACCTCAGATGCGAAGTGAAGGGTTTTAG ACCGGGGAGATCTGGGAGCGACACCGTTGTGGATGCCGTCTGCGCCTACAGGCCCAACACCAGTGCTCTGCCGTTCGACAGAGTGAGGGTTTACCATGAAATCAGCAACATGACAAATGGCACCAGCACTCTGGGCCCCTACCGCCTGGACCGGGACAGCCTCTACATCAATG GTTAtaacgcagcagcagcagctctgtcaa CTTCTTCGCCAACAACaacccccactccagccaccgaACGTTTTACCTTGAACTTCTCCATTACAAATCTCGTATATCAGTCAGACCTGGAAAATCCTCAGTCTACCCGGTACAATGCTACAGGGAAAGTTTTGGTCTCTTTG ATCAACCAAGTGGTTGGAAACAGCAGCATCGGCCCAACTCACCTCAGATGCGAAGTGAAGGGTTTTAG ACCGGGGAGATCTGGGAGCGACACCGTTGTGGATGCCGTCTGCACCTACAGGCCCAACACCAGTGCTCTGCCGTTCGACAGAGTGAGGGTTTACCATGAAATCAGCAACATGACAAATGGCACCAGCACTCTGGGCCCCTACCGCCTGGACCGGGACAGCCTCTACATCAATG GTTAtaacgcagcagcagcagctctgtcaa CTTCTTCGCCAACAACaacccccactccagccaccgaACATTTTACCCTGAACTTCTCCATTACAAATCTCGTATATCAGTCAGACCTGGAAAATCCTCAGTCTACCCGGTACAATGCTACAGGGAAAGTTTTGGTCTCTTTG ATCAACCAAGTGGTTGGAAACAGCAGCATCGGCCCAACTCACCTCAGATGCGAAGTGAAGGGTTTTAG ACCGGGGAGATCTGGGAGCGACACCGTTGTGGATGCCGTCTGCGCCTACAGGCCCAACACCAGTGCTCTGCCGTTCGACAGAGTGAGGGTTTACCATGAAATCAGCAACATGACAAATGGCACCAGCACTCTGGGCCCCTACCGCCTGGACCGGGACAGCCTCTACATCAATG GTTAtaacgcagcagcagcagctctgtcaa CTTCTTCGCCAACAACaacccccactccagccaccgaACGTTTTACCTTGAACTTCTCCATTACAAATCTCGTATATCAGTCAGACCTGGAAAATCCTCAGTCTACCCGGTACAATGCTACAGGGAAAGTTTTGGTCTCTTTG ATCAACCAAGTGGTTGGAAACAGCAGCATCGGCCCAACTCACCTCAGATGCGAAGTGAAGGGTTTTAG ACCGGGGAGATCTGGGAGCGACACCGTTGTGGATGCCGTCTGCGCCTACAGGCCCAACACCAGTGCTCTGCCGTTCGACAGAGTGAGGGTTTACCATGAAATCAGCAACATGACAAATGGCACCAGCACTCTGGGCCCCTACCGCCTGGACCGGGACAGCCTCTACATCAATG GTTAtaacgcagcagcagcagctctgtcaa CTTCTTCGCCAACAACaacccccactccagccaccgaACGTTTTACCTTGAACTTCTCCATTACAAATCTCGTATATCAGTCAGACCTGGAAAATCCTCAGTCTACCCGGTACAATGCTACAGGGAAAGTTTTGGTCTCTTTG ATCAACCAAGTGGTTGGAAACAGCAGCATCGGCCCAACTCACCTCAGATGCGAAGTGAAGGGTTTTAG ACCGGGGAGATCTGGGAGCGACACCGTTGTGGATGCCGTCTGCGCCTACAGGCCCAACACCAGTGCTCTGCCGTTCGACAGAGTGAGGGTTTACCATGAAATCAGCAACATGACAAATGGCACCAGCACTCTGGGCCCCTACCGCCTGGACCGGGACAGCCTCTACATCAATG GTTAtaacgcagcagcagcagctctgtcaa CTTCTTCGCCAACAACaacccccactccagccaccgaACATTTTACCCTGAACTTCTCCATTACAAATCTCGTATATCAGTCAGACCTGGAAAATCCTCAGTCTACCCGGTACAATGCTACAGGGAAAGTTTTGGTCTCTTTG ATCAACCAAGTGGTTGGAAACAGCAGCATCGGCCCAACTCACCTCAGATGCGAAGTGAAGGGTTTTAG ACCGGGGAGATCTGGGAGCGACACCGTTGTGGATGCCGTCTGCGCCTACAGGCCCAACACCAGTGCTCTGCCGTTCGACAGAGTGAGGATTTACCATGAAATCAGCAACATGACAAATGGCACCAGCACTCTGGGCCCCTACCGCCTGGACCGGGACAGCCTCTACATCAATG GTTAtaacgcagcagcagcagctctgtcaa CTGTGACTCCAGCTGCACAAAGTCCATTGCTAACAGAGAACTTCATACTGAACTTCACTTTAACCAACCTCCAATTCACTACCGATCTGGGGATACCAGGTTCCCCCAAGTTCAATTCTACAGAGAAAATCATGCTTCATTAT ATTGGCCCTCTACTCAAAAACAGCATCattggccctgtctacactggctgcTTTGTGTTGGCATTTAG GTCTGTGAATAGCCAGGGTGACACTGGGGTTGATGTCATGTGCAGCTACAAAATCAACCTCACAGTCGCCACCTTTGACAGAGAGACTCTTTACCATGAGCTGAGCAACACAACAGAGGGCATCACCAAGCTAGGAGCCTACACCATGGAGAAGAACAGCCTTTACGTGAATG GATTCCACCCCTCAGACCTAACTACTACTACAGAGCCTCCTGCTATGGTGCCTCCAGAGAGTGCAGGGTATCAGCTCAACTTCAGAATAATCAATGCAAACCTTACCAACCCAGACCCCAAGTCATCGTCCTACCAAGCATTACAGAAAGATATCACTGACAAG ATGAATGAGCTTTTCAGAAAGAGTGATCTTCAAGGCAGATTCCTGTTTTGCAATGTCACAGGCTTGAG GTATGGCTCCATAGTGGTCGATTGTGAATGCTTCTTCACACCAGCGTACAACTTCAGCCAGGAGAGCGTCCAAAGGGCATTTCAGGCTGGAACTAAGAACGCAACTGAACAATGGCTGGAAGGCAACTATCAGCTGCAGGGAACAACAGTGAATG ttTTGGAGCCGGTGATTAACCCCGTGACTCAGCGGCCCATCAGTTCCCAGCAAGAAACTTTCAGGCTCAACTTTACCATCACGAACCTTGCCTACCTGTTGGATCTGAAACAACCCAACTCAAGTGTTCATCGGATGCACAAGCAGAAGATTGAAAAAGAG CTtgaaaacattttcagaagcagcagcatccagaagtaCTTCACTGGCTGTTCCATTGAAAGCTTCAG GCTCATCCCCGGGAAAACTTACACTGGTATTAATGCCGTCTGCAAATTTACACTGGATAGCACCTCAAAGAGCTTTCAAAGAGAAGAAGTGTATGAAGAGTTTAAACGTCTAACCAATGGAGTCACTCAGCTAGGGAACAGCTACTCTCTAGACAAGGACAGCTTGCTTGTGAATG ACTATTCTCCTCTCAACACAACGACGGGAGAATCCCGTAGATCTG AGCTCCCTTTCTGGGCGATAATCCTCATCTGCCTCTCGGCGTTGCTCAGCTTCATCATCCTCTTCCTCTTGTGTTTCTTG